In one Achromobacter spanius genomic region, the following are encoded:
- a CDS encoding DNA polymerase III subunit gamma/tau, which translates to MPADSIVGHLQAVLGHEEVAFEVPALRLIGQAAQGSMRDALSLTDQAIAYSAGNMTEDAVRGMLGTIDQRHLVRLLDALSAGDAKSVLAVADELAIRGLSYAGALADLAVLLSRVAIEQRVKGVTAAEDPLAADIARLALSLHPDAVQLFYSVAVHSRSELTLSPDEYAGFIMACLRMLALNGDAGPQTALEAPATPARQTAEPAAASAPEAVVAAAEVAPVVATAAAAVSAPMVAPVVADVVASVAEPVVEPAAAPAASPVTTPTAAPAPAAVNEPAPQAAVASAAPVSEPVQAVSAPVAPTPQVTAQAAPQAASQAAPQPATAATAVTPAPDSVPPWEDLPAGTTSTAQAAAAPAPESMLAPTPEPTPELSPAAPAFDADAAAAVAPAAATAPAVDAAAKGVGSAALAVTPAVAAVLATAPAEADDDGPPSWVDEEIPFEAEGGFVPEGGFTSNPDDDEFETLASAPSVAPPPAARREAPAPSRKRASRARMSDMTQAGWPELAARLPVTGLAAELARQSEWAGVQGDAIVLRVAVKTLAESESRVRLQTVLCEHFGQGIRLDVQVGITGDDTAHAVAKAERAARQQAAEDAVAVDPFVQALLADFGGHVVPDSIRHVDPPAAA; encoded by the coding sequence ATGCCGGCCGACTCCATCGTCGGGCACCTGCAAGCGGTGCTGGGCCACGAAGAAGTCGCCTTTGAAGTGCCGGCCTTGCGCCTGATCGGCCAGGCCGCCCAGGGTTCGATGCGCGACGCATTGTCCCTGACCGATCAAGCCATTGCCTATAGCGCCGGCAACATGACCGAGGACGCCGTGCGCGGCATGCTCGGCACCATCGACCAGCGCCACCTGGTGCGTCTGCTTGACGCCCTGTCGGCGGGCGACGCCAAGAGCGTGTTGGCCGTGGCGGATGAGCTGGCCATACGCGGGCTGTCGTACGCGGGGGCGCTGGCTGATCTGGCCGTGCTGCTGTCGCGCGTGGCGATCGAACAGCGTGTCAAGGGCGTCACGGCTGCCGAAGACCCGCTGGCCGCCGACATTGCGCGGCTGGCACTTAGCCTGCATCCTGACGCGGTCCAGTTGTTCTATTCAGTGGCCGTGCATAGCCGCAGCGAACTGACGCTGTCGCCGGACGAGTATGCGGGCTTCATCATGGCCTGCCTGCGCATGCTGGCGCTCAATGGCGACGCCGGTCCGCAGACCGCCTTGGAAGCGCCTGCTACTCCGGCCCGCCAGACGGCGGAACCGGCAGCGGCTTCCGCGCCCGAAGCGGTTGTTGCGGCGGCCGAGGTTGCGCCTGTTGTTGCGACAGCCGCCGCAGCCGTCAGCGCGCCAATGGTTGCGCCTGTTGTTGCTGATGTTGTTGCTTCCGTGGCAGAGCCAGTGGTTGAACCCGCAGCTGCTCCCGCAGCATCCCCGGTGACCACCCCCACGGCTGCGCCCGCGCCTGCCGCAGTGAACGAACCCGCGCCGCAGGCAGCGGTCGCGTCCGCCGCGCCGGTTTCCGAACCTGTCCAGGCGGTTTCCGCACCCGTCGCGCCGACGCCACAAGTTACGGCTCAAGCCGCACCGCAAGCCGCGTCTCAAGCCGCGCCGCAACCGGCCACTGCCGCAACGGCAGTGACGCCCGCGCCAGACAGCGTGCCGCCGTGGGAAGACCTTCCGGCTGGCACGACGTCTACCGCGCAAGCGGCGGCAGCGCCTGCGCCCGAATCCATGCTGGCGCCCACGCCGGAACCCACGCCAGAGCTGTCCCCCGCCGCGCCTGCCTTTGACGCCGATGCGGCCGCTGCCGTCGCGCCCGCCGCTGCTACCGCTCCCGCCGTCGACGCCGCCGCGAAGGGAGTAGGTTCCGCCGCGCTGGCGGTCACGCCCGCGGTTGCTGCCGTGCTGGCTACCGCGCCGGCCGAGGCCGACGACGACGGCCCGCCGTCCTGGGTTGACGAAGAAATTCCGTTTGAAGCCGAAGGCGGCTTTGTGCCGGAGGGCGGTTTCACGTCCAACCCGGACGACGACGAATTTGAAACGCTGGCCAGCGCGCCGTCGGTGGCGCCGCCACCGGCAGCCCGTCGCGAAGCCCCCGCCCCGTCTCGCAAGCGCGCCTCGCGCGCTCGCATGTCTGACATGACGCAGGCCGGCTGGCCCGAATTGGCCGCGCGCCTGCCCGTCACCGGCTTGGCGGCCGAACTGGCTCGGCAAAGCGAATGGGCCGGTGTGCAGGGCGATGCCATCGTGCTGCGCGTGGCCGTCAAGACGCTGGCCGAAAGCGAAAGCCGGGTGCGTTTGCAAACCGTCTTGTGCGAACATTTCGGCCAGGGCATCCGGTTGGATGTGCAAGTCGGCATTACCGGCGACGACACTGCTCACGCGGTTGCCAAAGCCGAACGCGCCGCGCGCCAGCAGGCCGCCGAAGATGCGGTGGCCGTCGATCCCTTCGTGCAAGCGTTGTTGGCCGATTTCGGGGGCCATGTCGTCCCCGACTCCATCCGCCACGTTGATCCCCCGGCCGCTGCCTGA
- a CDS encoding IS256 family transposase, with translation MARNPKSTRQSSTSALPASAEQLLDELVTGPMTAEAVQDTFMLLKKALIERALGAELGRHLGYPAGGERPEDTTNQRNGKSSKTVLTDDGPLKLDIPRDRDGSFAPILIPKHARRFTGFDDKIIAMYARGMSVREIRAFLDEQYGTDVSPEFISSVTDEVMDEVQAWQNRPLEPMFPVVFFDALRVKIRDEGLVQNKAVYLALGVLPDGTREILGLWVETTEGAKFWMRVFNDLKTRGVQDILIAVTDGLKGMPQALEVVFPATTLQTCIVHLIRNSLAYAGWKDRRAIATALRPIYAAVNAQAAQQALDEFAKGAWGLKYPMIVKAWKDAWEQVIPFFVFPPAIRRVIYTTNAIESVNAQLRKIIKTRGHFPTDDAAIKLLWLALRNITVKWGTATHHWTDAMHQFAILYEERFTRIRTNAQWASE, from the coding sequence ATGGCACGCAACCCGAAGTCCACGAGGCAGTCCAGCACGTCTGCGCTACCGGCCAGTGCCGAGCAGTTGCTCGATGAACTTGTAACGGGGCCGATGACAGCCGAGGCGGTCCAGGACACGTTCATGTTGCTGAAGAAGGCGCTGATCGAGCGTGCTCTGGGCGCTGAACTGGGCCGACACCTGGGCTATCCCGCAGGCGGCGAGCGCCCGGAAGACACCACCAACCAGCGCAACGGCAAGAGCAGCAAGACCGTGCTGACCGACGACGGCCCGCTCAAGCTGGATATCCCGCGGGATCGGGATGGCAGTTTTGCCCCAATCCTGATTCCCAAGCACGCACGTCGGTTTACCGGTTTTGATGACAAGATCATCGCGATGTACGCCCGTGGCATGAGCGTGCGCGAGATCCGAGCGTTCCTGGACGAGCAATATGGCACTGACGTGTCGCCGGAGTTCATCAGCTCGGTGACCGATGAGGTCATGGATGAAGTGCAGGCGTGGCAGAACCGCCCTCTGGAACCCATGTTCCCCGTGGTGTTCTTCGACGCGTTGCGGGTCAAGATCCGCGACGAAGGCTTGGTGCAGAACAAGGCGGTTTATCTGGCCTTGGGTGTGCTGCCCGATGGCACGCGTGAGATTCTGGGCCTGTGGGTCGAGACCACCGAGGGCGCGAAGTTCTGGATGCGGGTGTTCAACGACCTCAAGACCCGAGGGGTGCAGGACATCCTGATCGCAGTGACCGATGGTCTGAAAGGGATGCCCCAGGCGCTAGAGGTCGTGTTCCCAGCCACCACGCTACAAACGTGCATCGTGCATCTGATCCGCAATAGCCTGGCCTACGCCGGCTGGAAGGATCGCCGCGCGATCGCCACGGCGCTGCGCCCGATCTACGCTGCCGTTAACGCCCAGGCCGCGCAACAGGCCCTTGATGAGTTTGCCAAAGGCGCTTGGGGCTTGAAGTACCCAATGATCGTCAAAGCCTGGAAAGACGCCTGGGAACAGGTCATCCCCTTCTTCGTGTTTCCACCCGCGATCCGACGTGTGATCTACACGACGAACGCGATAGAGAGCGTGAATGCGCAGCTACGCAAGATCATCAAAACGCGCGGCCACTTCCCTACCGACGACGCGGCGATTAAGCTGCTCTGGTTGGCGCTGCGAAACATTACCGTCAAATGGGGCACGGCCACACACCATTGGACCGACGCGATGCACCAGTTCGCCATCCTCTACGAGGAGCGATTTACCCGCATCCGTACCAACGCCCAGTGGGCCAGCGAGTAA
- a CDS encoding MFS transporter, with amino-acid sequence MSSQTDTISTRTLILGTLVVLLAMGVRATFGLFMQPMGLAHGWGRDVFSMAFALQNLVWGVACIFMGMLADRYGSGRTIALGAVLYMLGMIGTRFATDETTLYLTAGVLVGLGQAGTTFPVILPVVARAVPPAYRSTAMGIASAGGSLGQFAVVPTGQALITGMDWPGALWVLSLFVACAAPLAYFLRGRPQAQPGPQQSLAAAVRQAVRHPSFHFLFLSYFVCGFHTAFITLHLPAYVTDGGLTAGQGATAVALIGLFNVVGSFYAGKLGGKYSKKRLLALVYFMRAFGIVLLLAMPLSAWVLYAFAAWMGLFWLGTVPLTQGLIGQIYGLRYAATLSGIVFLGHQLGSFIGVWLGGYAYAKTGNYDMVWWLGLALAVIAALLCLPVREQPVNVAEPRPVAT; translated from the coding sequence ATGTCTAGCCAAACCGATACGATTTCCACGCGCACCCTCATCCTGGGTACTTTGGTGGTGCTGCTTGCCATGGGCGTGCGCGCCACTTTTGGCCTTTTCATGCAGCCGATGGGCCTGGCCCACGGCTGGGGGCGCGACGTGTTCTCGATGGCGTTCGCGCTGCAGAACCTGGTCTGGGGCGTGGCCTGTATCTTCATGGGCATGCTGGCCGACCGCTACGGCTCCGGCCGCACCATCGCGCTGGGCGCGGTGCTCTACATGTTGGGCATGATCGGCACCCGTTTCGCCACCGACGAAACCACGCTGTACCTGACGGCGGGCGTGCTGGTTGGGCTGGGCCAGGCGGGCACCACGTTTCCGGTGATCTTGCCGGTGGTGGCGCGCGCGGTGCCGCCTGCCTACCGCAGCACGGCCATGGGTATCGCCAGCGCGGGCGGCTCCTTGGGCCAGTTCGCGGTGGTGCCGACCGGGCAGGCGCTGATCACGGGCATGGACTGGCCGGGCGCCTTGTGGGTGTTGTCGCTGTTCGTGGCTTGCGCAGCGCCGCTGGCGTACTTCCTGCGCGGCCGCCCGCAAGCGCAGCCCGGGCCGCAGCAGTCGCTGGCCGCCGCCGTGCGCCAGGCCGTGCGCCACCCCTCGTTCCATTTCCTGTTCCTGAGCTACTTCGTCTGTGGCTTTCACACCGCCTTCATCACGCTGCACTTGCCCGCCTACGTGACCGACGGCGGCTTGACGGCCGGGCAGGGCGCGACCGCGGTGGCGCTGATTGGCCTGTTCAATGTGGTGGGCTCTTTCTATGCCGGCAAGCTGGGCGGCAAATACAGCAAGAAGCGCCTGTTGGCCCTGGTGTATTTCATGCGCGCCTTCGGCATCGTGCTGCTGTTGGCGATGCCGCTGTCGGCCTGGGTGCTGTATGCGTTCGCGGCGTGGATGGGCTTGTTCTGGCTGGGCACCGTGCCGCTCACGCAAGGGCTGATCGGGCAAATCTACGGCTTGCGCTACGCCGCCACGCTGTCGGGCATTGTCTTCCTGGGGCACCAGTTGGGCAGCTTCATTGGTGTCTGGCTGGGCGGGTATGCTTACGCCAAGACCGGCAATTACGATATGGTCTGGTGGCTGGGCTTGGCGCTTGCCGTCATTGCCGCGCTGCTATGCCTGCCGGTGCGCGAGCAACCGGTGAATGTCGCCGAACCCCGACCCGTGGCCACCTGA
- a CDS encoding PD-(D/E)XK nuclease family protein, with protein sequence MQDAPLSPPLLSSSLLSLPDIGAMPAADTLVLTVNNRLSRRLTLELAGLLRQERQVSELPRILPLSAWLAESANELAFEADEDVPAYRLDSFATQLVWTEAIRAEEAERVLLDASQAAKLSMDADLLMDEWDLQVPSGADTDEYRGFAKWRVRYRQVLAGIDAEDANQGYARVLRALEDGRLPIPRQLVLAGFTDVSPRFRRLLRAFEDQGCQVAQWRDEQRVETVARRFEAADQGAEWRAAAAWAASQLRAHPQGRFAIVSPQLEAESPFARRVLSQALAGRDGAPAHAFNVAVGRPLNDWPMARAALAWLRALAECAGGKGCGVDVLGAALLAGHCAGDVRDRARLAAIDARWRRQAVQRVSPNDWKKLLADMPALAQAWNQALDIWTQGGRQATCDVWMLRMKAALTALGFPGEGALDSVAYQVMGALGDALGSFSALAPAAGRLGGVAAVNLLQSVARSASFQPQRDPTARLDVLGLLEAEGGYWDGVWMLGLTDDVLPASPKPNPLLPLAVLRQAKAPRATPEREREWAEGMYAALCRCAPDIIVSHAHMDGERELRPSPLIAGAALTDWTPPQAEATAALPQESLDDRQGPPLAAGNRGGGGLDVLDTQARNPLWAFVRHRLGGRELAPYADSATVNVRGQFLHKALELVWGMMPDQDTLHDVIATQRLAALVEQAVAQAAEEELKDYAPALKALECQRAQTVLASWLHMEAQRLPFAVAQVEKSHQWQRGALTLKLRLDRIDSLADGRNVIVDYKTGVAAAKPEPDWSRSRPVNVQLPFYASVLADAAGGEVAGLVLAQIHARQVAAQGLADEDLGVPGVTLAGDSKFFDGLTWPEIRQRWRVAIEALADEYVAGVASNVAYRRDDLKYCDALPFLRLHLDDEDA encoded by the coding sequence ATGCAGGACGCGCCGCTTTCCCCTCCCTTGCTTTCCTCATCCTTGCTGTCCCTGCCGGACATCGGCGCCATGCCCGCCGCCGACACGCTGGTGCTGACGGTGAACAACCGCCTGTCGCGCCGGCTGACGCTGGAACTGGCCGGCTTGTTGCGCCAGGAACGCCAGGTCAGCGAGCTGCCGCGCATCCTGCCCTTGTCCGCCTGGCTAGCCGAATCCGCCAACGAACTGGCGTTTGAAGCCGACGAAGACGTGCCCGCCTACCGGCTGGACAGTTTCGCTACGCAATTGGTCTGGACCGAAGCCATCCGCGCCGAAGAAGCCGAGCGCGTGCTGCTGGACGCCAGCCAGGCAGCCAAGCTGTCCATGGATGCCGACCTGTTGATGGACGAATGGGACTTGCAGGTGCCCTCGGGCGCCGATACCGACGAATATCGCGGCTTTGCCAAGTGGCGCGTGCGCTACCGGCAAGTGTTGGCGGGTATCGATGCCGAGGACGCCAACCAGGGCTACGCGCGTGTGCTGCGCGCCTTGGAAGACGGGCGCTTGCCTATTCCCCGGCAACTGGTGCTGGCTGGCTTCACCGACGTATCGCCACGCTTTCGCCGTCTGCTGCGCGCCTTTGAAGATCAGGGCTGCCAGGTGGCGCAATGGCGCGATGAACAGCGCGTTGAAACCGTGGCCCGCCGCTTCGAAGCCGCCGACCAGGGCGCGGAATGGCGCGCGGCGGCGGCTTGGGCCGCCAGCCAGCTGCGGGCGCATCCGCAGGGGCGGTTTGCCATCGTGTCGCCGCAGTTGGAAGCCGAATCCCCGTTTGCGCGCCGTGTGCTGAGCCAGGCTTTGGCCGGCCGCGACGGCGCGCCCGCTCATGCCTTCAACGTGGCTGTGGGCCGGCCCCTGAATGACTGGCCGATGGCGCGCGCCGCGCTGGCGTGGCTGCGCGCGTTGGCCGAATGCGCGGGCGGCAAGGGCTGCGGCGTGGACGTGCTGGGCGCGGCGCTGCTGGCCGGGCATTGCGCGGGCGACGTGCGCGACCGCGCGCGCCTGGCCGCCATCGACGCGCGTTGGCGCCGTCAGGCCGTGCAGCGCGTCAGCCCGAACGATTGGAAGAAGCTGCTGGCCGACATGCCCGCCTTGGCGCAGGCCTGGAACCAGGCCTTGGACATCTGGACCCAGGGCGGCCGCCAGGCCACGTGCGACGTCTGGATGCTGCGCATGAAGGCGGCGTTGACGGCGCTGGGCTTTCCGGGTGAAGGCGCGCTGGACAGCGTGGCGTATCAGGTCATGGGTGCATTGGGCGATGCGCTGGGCAGCTTTTCGGCGCTGGCGCCAGCTGCCGGCCGGCTGGGCGGCGTGGCGGCGGTCAACCTGCTGCAAAGCGTGGCGCGATCGGCCTCGTTCCAGCCGCAGCGCGATCCCACCGCGCGCTTGGACGTGCTGGGCTTGCTGGAGGCCGAAGGCGGCTACTGGGACGGCGTGTGGATGCTGGGGCTGACCGATGACGTGCTGCCCGCGTCGCCCAAGCCCAACCCCTTGTTGCCCTTGGCCGTGCTGCGCCAGGCCAAGGCCCCGCGCGCCACGCCGGAACGCGAACGCGAATGGGCCGAAGGCATGTACGCCGCGTTGTGCCGCTGTGCACCCGACATCATCGTCAGCCATGCCCATATGGATGGCGAACGCGAGCTGCGGCCATCGCCGTTGATTGCCGGCGCCGCCTTGACCGATTGGACGCCGCCGCAGGCTGAAGCCACCGCGGCGCTGCCGCAGGAATCATTGGACGACAGGCAGGGTCCGCCCTTGGCCGCGGGCAACCGGGGCGGTGGCGGGCTGGACGTGCTGGACACGCAGGCGCGCAATCCGCTTTGGGCCTTCGTGCGGCACCGCCTGGGTGGGCGCGAGTTGGCGCCTTATGCCGATAGCGCCACGGTGAACGTGCGCGGCCAGTTCCTGCACAAGGCGCTGGAATTGGTGTGGGGCATGATGCCCGACCAGGACACGCTGCACGACGTCATCGCCACCCAGCGGCTGGCCGCCTTGGTGGAACAAGCCGTGGCCCAGGCCGCCGAGGAAGAACTCAAGGACTATGCGCCCGCATTGAAAGCGCTGGAATGCCAGCGCGCGCAGACGGTGCTGGCGTCGTGGCTGCACATGGAGGCGCAGCGTTTGCCGTTCGCTGTTGCCCAGGTCGAAAAGAGCCATCAGTGGCAGCGGGGCGCGTTGACCCTGAAGCTGCGCCTGGACCGCATCGACAGCCTGGCCGATGGCCGCAACGTCATCGTCGACTACAAGACCGGCGTGGCCGCCGCCAAGCCCGAACCCGATTGGTCGCGCAGCCGTCCCGTGAACGTGCAGTTGCCGTTCTATGCGTCGGTGCTGGCGGATGCCGCGGGCGGCGAGGTAGCGGGCCTGGTGCTGGCGCAGATCCATGCGCGCCAGGTGGCCGCGCAAGGCCTGGCCGACGAAGACCTGGGCGTGCCCGGCGTCACCTTGGCCGGCGACAGCAAGTTTTTCGACGGCCTGACCTGGCCGGAAATCCGGCAGCGCTGGCGCGTGGCGATCGAAGCGCTGGCCGATGAATACGTGGCGGGCGTGGCCAGCAATGTGGCCTACCGCCGTGACGACCTGAAATACTGCGATGCATTGCCGTTCTTGCGTCTGCATCTTGACGACGAGGACGCCTGA
- a CDS encoding UvrD-helicase domain-containing protein has translation MADTERLPQDHAARTDALDPTRSFLVQAPAGSGKTELLTDRILALLATVNRPEEIVAITFTRKAASEMHARVLSKLRRGLDGPPEAMHERRSWELARAALARNAEQGWHLLDHPARLAIRTIDSFCAGLVRSMPWLSELGGMPDITDDARAHYEAAARATLDLADDYDAVRILLQHLDVDVQAAKDAIADMLGQRDQWLPLLRHGSDRAGMQAMLAEAIGEDLDALCEAMPYGWADALCGPARLAAAHLQDGEDDNKLLALLDWTEELPPDADMLDQWRAVAHLLLTGTGSLRKTVNKNLGFPAKCAHKEPFVAWLEAADDKAAWVRRLHAVRDIPNPHFTDAQWEVLGAQLMTLALAVAQLRLRFADQGEVDFIEIAQRAAAALGSADDPGELLLKLDASIRHLLIDEFQDTSQTQLDLLRTLTSGWQAGDGRSLFLVGDPMQSIYRFRKAEVGLFLEVADIGVGELTPDFLNLTDNFRSQAGIVEWVNQSFAGLLPKRSDAAAGAIAYSPSTAFHEALPEAAVRFHPAWSRAGGTPAEEQAEEIALGLVRQALVDHKGAKHPVAVLVRARSHLGNLTRRLAQEGIRCRAVDLVPLALRPVVADLVQLVRALSHPADRLAWLSVLRAPYCGLTLTSLQRLFGDDHITPVPVLLERALRMTPPTAPVVVPPANSAEPQGSLFDAAPAACEASEALESPAAQAVLSADEFERLRQVAAILLDKRNASGAMPFAAWVESLWRRLGGPALYAGLSVSNDAESLFQLLERLAPHGGIDPAALDAGISRLFAAPDAADEDDGAVEIMTMHKSKGLQFETVILYGLHRAPRGDQAPLVRFEQSGGRVLFGPVKPRAEVEADPISRYLGAREARRASYEIDRLLYVAATRARKRLHLVGHVAVDEATGQAKTPSSASLLGRLWPCLAAPVPPAQENEAESDAVDGPEWQGEPLRRVAGDGLAQLARLSNVVISPGFGAAERGAWGDGSEHPAWQLEAGYDAAIGTLAHAWLARIGQDGVHAWPANALADRLPAMRRQLTRAGIPASQADAAAEAVLETLQATLADERGLWLLSQSGARREWPLIDAAGRVSVIDLALSTEDGWLIVDYKTGRPHPGEPSAVFAARMRQRHGDQLLRYCAQVTSLDGRKAKAALYFPRAKAWIDLQG, from the coding sequence ATGGCCGACACAGAACGCCTGCCGCAGGACCACGCCGCGCGCACCGACGCGCTGGACCCCACCCGCTCATTTCTGGTGCAAGCCCCGGCCGGCTCCGGCAAGACCGAGCTGCTGACCGACCGCATCCTGGCCCTGCTGGCCACCGTGAACCGGCCCGAGGAAATCGTCGCCATCACGTTCACCCGCAAGGCTGCGTCCGAAATGCATGCGCGCGTGTTGAGCAAGCTGCGGCGCGGGCTGGATGGGCCGCCCGAGGCCATGCATGAACGCCGCAGTTGGGAACTGGCGCGCGCCGCGCTGGCTCGCAACGCCGAGCAAGGCTGGCATCTGCTGGACCACCCGGCGCGCCTGGCCATCCGCACCATCGACTCGTTCTGCGCGGGGCTGGTGCGCAGCATGCCGTGGCTGTCTGAACTGGGCGGCATGCCCGACATCACCGACGACGCGCGCGCCCATTACGAAGCGGCGGCTCGCGCCACGCTGGACCTGGCTGACGATTACGACGCCGTGCGCATCCTGTTGCAGCATCTGGATGTAGATGTGCAGGCTGCCAAGGACGCCATCGCCGACATGCTGGGCCAGCGCGACCAATGGCTGCCGCTGCTGCGCCACGGTTCCGATCGCGCCGGCATGCAAGCCATGCTGGCCGAAGCCATCGGCGAAGACCTGGACGCGCTTTGCGAAGCCATGCCTTATGGCTGGGCCGACGCGCTGTGCGGCCCGGCCCGGTTGGCCGCGGCTCATTTGCAAGACGGCGAAGACGACAACAAGCTGCTGGCGCTGTTGGACTGGACGGAAGAGCTGCCGCCTGATGCGGACATGCTGGACCAGTGGCGCGCCGTGGCCCATCTGCTGCTGACGGGCACCGGCAGCCTGCGCAAGACCGTCAACAAAAACCTGGGCTTTCCGGCCAAGTGCGCGCACAAGGAACCCTTTGTCGCGTGGCTGGAAGCCGCGGACGACAAGGCCGCCTGGGTACGCCGCCTGCATGCTGTGCGCGACATTCCCAACCCGCATTTTACGGACGCGCAATGGGAAGTGCTGGGCGCGCAGTTGATGACTCTGGCGTTGGCCGTGGCGCAACTGCGCCTGCGCTTCGCTGACCAGGGCGAGGTGGACTTCATTGAAATCGCGCAGCGCGCGGCCGCCGCGCTGGGTAGCGCAGACGACCCGGGTGAACTGCTGCTGAAACTGGACGCGTCGATCCGCCACCTGCTGATCGACGAATTCCAGGACACCAGCCAGACGCAGCTTGACCTGTTGCGCACCTTGACGTCGGGCTGGCAGGCGGGCGATGGCCGCAGCCTGTTCCTGGTGGGCGATCCGATGCAATCCATCTACCGCTTCCGCAAGGCGGAGGTGGGCCTGTTCCTGGAAGTGGCCGACATCGGCGTGGGCGAATTGACGCCCGACTTCCTGAACCTGACCGACAATTTCCGCTCGCAGGCGGGCATCGTGGAATGGGTGAACCAATCGTTCGCGGGCCTGCTGCCCAAGCGCAGCGACGCCGCCGCGGGCGCCATCGCCTACAGCCCGTCCACGGCATTCCACGAGGCGCTGCCTGAAGCGGCGGTGCGCTTTCATCCCGCCTGGTCGCGCGCAGGTGGAACACCGGCGGAAGAGCAGGCCGAGGAAATCGCGCTGGGCCTGGTGCGCCAGGCCTTGGTCGACCACAAGGGAGCCAAGCATCCGGTGGCGGTGCTGGTGCGCGCGCGCAGCCATTTGGGCAACCTGACGCGGCGACTTGCGCAGGAAGGCATCCGCTGCCGCGCCGTGGACCTGGTGCCGCTGGCCTTGCGTCCGGTGGTGGCCGATCTGGTGCAATTGGTGCGCGCGCTGTCGCATCCGGCCGACCGGCTGGCGTGGCTGTCGGTCTTGCGCGCGCCGTACTGCGGCTTGACGCTGACGTCGCTGCAGCGTCTTTTTGGCGACGACCACATCACGCCCGTTCCCGTGCTGCTGGAACGCGCGCTGCGCATGACGCCGCCAACGGCGCCGGTGGTTGTGCCCCCGGCGAACAGTGCCGAGCCGCAGGGTTCCTTGTTCGACGCGGCGCCAGCGGCGTGCGAAGCAAGCGAAGCGCTGGAATCTCCCGCTGCGCAAGCGGTGTTGAGCGCCGATGAGTTCGAACGCCTGCGCCAGGTGGCCGCCATTTTGCTGGACAAGCGCAATGCCTCCGGCGCAATGCCCTTCGCGGCCTGGGTCGAGTCCTTATGGCGGCGTCTGGGCGGCCCGGCGCTGTACGCTGGCCTGTCGGTGTCCAACGACGCCGAAAGCCTGTTCCAGTTGCTGGAGCGGCTGGCGCCGCACGGCGGCATTGATCCGGCAGCGCTGGACGCCGGCATCTCGCGCCTGTTCGCCGCGCCCGATGCGGCGGACGAGGATGACGGCGCGGTTGAAATCATGACCATGCACAAGTCCAAGGGCCTGCAGTTTGAAACGGTCATCCTGTATGGCTTGCACCGCGCGCCCCGAGGCGATCAGGCGCCGCTGGTGCGGTTTGAACAAAGCGGCGGCCGGGTGCTGTTCGGCCCGGTCAAGCCGCGTGCCGAGGTCGAGGCTGACCCGATCTCACGCTATCTAGGTGCCCGCGAGGCCCGTCGCGCGTCCTACGAAATTGATCGTTTGTTGTACGTAGCGGCGACCCGGGCGCGCAAGCGCCTGCATCTGGTGGGCCATGTCGCGGTCGACGAGGCCACGGGCCAAGCCAAGACTCCGTCGTCCGCCAGTTTGCTGGGCCGTCTATGGCCGTGCCTGGCCGCGCCGGTGCCTCCGGCGCAGGAGAACGAGGCGGAGTCCGACGCGGTGGACGGCCCCGAATGGCAAGGCGAGCCGCTGCGCCGCGTGGCCGGCGACGGCCTTGCGCAATTGGCGCGGCTGTCCAATGTCGTCATCAGCCCCGGCTTTGGCGCAGCGGAACGCGGCGCCTGGGGTGACGGCAGCGAACATCCCGCCTGGCAACTTGAAGCCGGCTACGACGCCGCCATCGGCACGCTGGCGCACGCCTGGCTTGCCCGCATCGGCCAAGACGGCGTCCACGCCTGGCCTGCCAACGCCCTGGCCGACCGCCTTCCCGCCATGCGCCGCCAGTTGACCCGCGCCGGCATCCCCGCCAGCCAGGCCGACGCCGCCGCCGAGGCCGTCCTGGAAACGCTGCAAGCCACGTTGGCGGACGAACGCGGCCTGTGGCTGCTATCCCAATCCGGCGCCCGCCGCGAATGGCCGCTGATCGACGCCGCCGGCAGGGTATCCGTGATCGACCTGGCGCTAAGCACCGAAGACGGCTGGCTGATCGTCGACTACAAAACCGGCCGCCCCCATCCGGGGGAACCTTCGGCGGTGTTTGCGGCAAGGATGCGTCAAAGGCACGGCGATCAGTTGCTGCGGTATTGCGCGCAGGTCACATCGCTGGACGGCCGCAAAGCCAAGGCCGCGTTGTATTTTCCCAGGGCGAAGGCGTGGATTGATTTGCAGGGGTGA
- a CDS encoding AAA family ATPase gives MTYLVLARKWRPRSFDTLVGQDHVVRALTHALDTQRLHHAWLFTGTRGVGKTTLSRILAKSLNCETGITSKPCGVCRACTEIDAGRFVDYLELDAASNRGVEEMTQLLEQAVYSPGAGRFKVYMIDEVHMLTGHAFNAMLKTLEEPPPTSNSSWPPPIRKRSRSRCCRAACNSI, from the coding sequence ATGACTTATCTGGTACTGGCCCGCAAGTGGCGGCCGAGATCGTTCGATACCCTCGTGGGACAGGATCACGTGGTCCGCGCGCTGACTCATGCGCTCGACACCCAACGCCTGCACCATGCCTGGTTGTTCACCGGCACGCGGGGCGTGGGCAAGACCACCTTGTCCCGCATTCTGGCCAAGTCGCTCAACTGTGAAACCGGCATCACGTCCAAGCCTTGCGGCGTTTGCCGCGCTTGTACGGAAATCGACGCCGGGCGCTTTGTTGACTACCTGGAGCTGGATGCGGCCTCGAACCGCGGCGTCGAGGAAATGACGCAGTTGCTCGAACAGGCGGTGTACTCGCCGGGCGCGGGGCGCTTCAAGGTCTACATGATCGACGAAGTGCACATGCTCACCGGCCATGCCTTCAACGCCATGTTGAAGACCCTGGAAGAGCCGCCCCCCACGTCAAATTCATCCTGGCCACCACCGATCCGCAAAAGATCCCGGTCACGGTGCTGTCGCGCTGCCTGCAATTCAATTTGA